The following proteins are encoded in a genomic region of Ictalurus punctatus breed USDA103 chromosome 15, Coco_2.0, whole genome shotgun sequence:
- the LOC108276473 gene encoding CMRF35-like molecule 8 isoform X2, which translates to MMTILLIFTLSLISGPVGCVDVIGYSGGSVIMVSKLSWSSVNSNYICKMENIMCTDILRSNTGESNVQVERFRLYRQKDGFLTMFIRRLKPQDAGRYSMRVATRSSTDVTLKVVNDSCCSGPNIMNAYQGQNTTIICNYPAVYEKNNKHIIKIDKDSVIKHILEINSQNGRFSVSDDRSAKVLIVNIGDVREADDGVYLCGAHIGQWSVQYFSFFTEIQLHVTATTTSMMTSATPTEISSDAARTSTVTVIISVCVCVALLLIGGFALMVYKLRHKRRQGLTPSSNNNNQVPHAAWIYEEINHTNHVSDSDTDIYMNASSPTNPDKEISSTVQPPQDQNLTYTTVSFKKNPDDAAVTFSKEESATEYATVQHHSGLE; encoded by the exons ATGATGACgatcctcctcatcttcacccTCTCCCTAATATCAG gtccAGTGGGCTGTGTTGATGTGATCGGCTACTCTGGAGGAAGCGTCATTATGGTCTCTAAACTGTCCTGGAGTTCAGTAAATAGTAACTATATTTGTAAAATGGAAAACATAATGTGCACAGATATATTAAGGTCAAACACTGGAGAGAGCAATGTTCAAGTGGAACGATTCAGACTTTATAGACAAAAAGACGGATTTCTGACAATGTTTATCAGAAGGCTGAAGCCACAGGATGCTGGAAGATACAGCATGCGTGTGGCAACTAGGAGCAGCACTGATGTGACCCTGAAAGTTGTTAATG ATTCTTGTTGTTCTGGGCCAAACATTATGAATGCTTATCAAGGACAGAATACCACCATCATCTGTAACTATCCAGCGGTGTAtgagaaaaacaacaagcaTATCATAAAAATTGATAAAGACAGTGTTATTAAACacattctagaaataaattcTCAGAACGGCAGATTCTCAGTTTCTGATGACAGAAGTGCTAAAGTTCTCATTGTGAACATCGGTGACGTGAGAGAAGCTGATGATGGAGTTTATTTATGTGGAGCGCATATCGGACAGTGGTCAGTCCAGTATTTCTCCTTCTTCACAGAGATCCAGCTACATGTTACAG CAACCACtacctccatgatgacatcagcAACACCAACAGAAATCTCATCTGATGCAGCCA GAACTTCCACTGTCACCGTcatcatcagtgtgtgtgtctgtgtggctcTGCTGCTGATTGGTGGATTTGCACTGATGGTCTACAAACTGAGACACAAGAGAAGACAAG GTTTAACACCTTCATCCAACAACAATAACCAG GTCCCCCATGCCGCTTGGATCTATGAGGAGATTAACCACACCAACCATGTTTCTGACTCAGATACTGACATTTATATGAATGCTTCATCACCCACTAACCCTGATAAAGAGATCTCCTCCACAGTACAACCACCCCAAGACCAAAATCTCACTTACACCACTGTGAGTTTCAAGAAGAATCCAGATGATGCTGCAGTCACCTTCAGTAAGGAGGAATCTGCCACTGAATACGCCACTGTCCAACACCACTCAGGACTGGAATAA
- the LOC108276473 gene encoding CMRF35-like molecule 8 isoform X1: protein MMTILLIFTLSLISGPVGCVDVIGYSGGSVIMVSKLSWSSVNSNYICKMENIMCTDILRSNTGESNVQVERFRLYRQKDGFLTMFIRRLKPQDAGRYSMRVATRSSTDVTLKVVNDSCCSGPNIMNAYQGQNTTIICNYPAVYEKNNKHIIKIDKDSVIKHILEINSQNGRFSVSDDRSAKVLIVNIGDVREADDGVYLCGAHIGQWSVQYFSFFTEIQLHVTATTTSMMTSATPTEISSDAARTSTVTVIISVCVCVALLLIGGFALMVYKLRHKRRQVTGLTPSSNNNNQVPHAAWIYEEINHTNHVSDSDTDIYMNASSPTNPDKEISSTVQPPQDQNLTYTTVSFKKNPDDAAVTFSKEESATEYATVQHHSGLE from the exons ATGATGACgatcctcctcatcttcacccTCTCCCTAATATCAG gtccAGTGGGCTGTGTTGATGTGATCGGCTACTCTGGAGGAAGCGTCATTATGGTCTCTAAACTGTCCTGGAGTTCAGTAAATAGTAACTATATTTGTAAAATGGAAAACATAATGTGCACAGATATATTAAGGTCAAACACTGGAGAGAGCAATGTTCAAGTGGAACGATTCAGACTTTATAGACAAAAAGACGGATTTCTGACAATGTTTATCAGAAGGCTGAAGCCACAGGATGCTGGAAGATACAGCATGCGTGTGGCAACTAGGAGCAGCACTGATGTGACCCTGAAAGTTGTTAATG ATTCTTGTTGTTCTGGGCCAAACATTATGAATGCTTATCAAGGACAGAATACCACCATCATCTGTAACTATCCAGCGGTGTAtgagaaaaacaacaagcaTATCATAAAAATTGATAAAGACAGTGTTATTAAACacattctagaaataaattcTCAGAACGGCAGATTCTCAGTTTCTGATGACAGAAGTGCTAAAGTTCTCATTGTGAACATCGGTGACGTGAGAGAAGCTGATGATGGAGTTTATTTATGTGGAGCGCATATCGGACAGTGGTCAGTCCAGTATTTCTCCTTCTTCACAGAGATCCAGCTACATGTTACAG CAACCACtacctccatgatgacatcagcAACACCAACAGAAATCTCATCTGATGCAGCCA GAACTTCCACTGTCACCGTcatcatcagtgtgtgtgtctgtgtggctcTGCTGCTGATTGGTGGATTTGCACTGATGGTCTACAAACTGAGACACAAGAGAAGACAAG TTACAGGTTTAACACCTTCATCCAACAACAATAACCAG GTCCCCCATGCCGCTTGGATCTATGAGGAGATTAACCACACCAACCATGTTTCTGACTCAGATACTGACATTTATATGAATGCTTCATCACCCACTAACCCTGATAAAGAGATCTCCTCCACAGTACAACCACCCCAAGACCAAAATCTCACTTACACCACTGTGAGTTTCAAGAAGAATCCAGATGATGCTGCAGTCACCTTCAGTAAGGAGGAATCTGCCACTGAATACGCCACTGTCCAACACCACTCAGGACTGGAATAA